From Gammaproteobacteria bacterium, a single genomic window includes:
- the dksA gene encoding RNA polymerase-binding protein DksA: MAVKKTVANKAAALSTLPVSGVTPYKPKRGEEYMSEAQHEHFRQILLTWKRELMEEVDRTVDHMKTDAANFADPADRATQEEEFSLELRTRDRERKLIKKIDESLNLIETEEYGYCEACGVEIGILRLEARPTATLCIDCKTLQEIKEKQLSA, translated from the coding sequence ATGGCTGTGAAGAAAACGGTTGCAAACAAGGCTGCGGCGTTGTCGACATTGCCCGTGAGCGGAGTCACGCCATATAAGCCGAAACGCGGCGAGGAGTACATGAGCGAGGCGCAGCACGAGCACTTCCGGCAGATACTGCTGACCTGGAAGCGGGAACTCATGGAGGAAGTCGATCGTACCGTCGATCACATGAAGACCGACGCCGCCAACTTCGCCGATCCCGCGGATCGCGCCACACAGGAAGAGGAATTCAGCCTGGAACTGCGCACTCGTGATCGTGAGCGCAAGCTGATTAAAAAGATCGACGAGTCCCTGAACCTCATCGAAACCGAGGAATATGGTTATTGTGAGGCCTGCGGAGTCGAAATCGGTATCCTCCGACTGGAGGCGCGGCCCACCGCAACCCTGTGCATCGACTGCAAGACGTTGCAGGAGATCAAGGAAAAGCAGCTGAGCGCCTGA